One genomic window of Halogeometricum sp. S3BR5-2 includes the following:
- a CDS encoding DUF4013 domain-containing protein — protein sequence MLGDALSYLKNSDDWIPTVIIGGVLTLLSIFVLPVVIVQGYLVRVLESAAKGERAAPSFTDWGGLVVDGLKLLVVNLAYALVVVVPFFGLAVVLGVVGSLTSPSGDPSAAVGATFLLGSLVLALFGLVVGYFAPAGFANFAVEGSLGAAFDISTIASAATTGEYFKAWVLAALVGLVLGAIGSLLSPVLVGFLVLFYVQVAMYYLYGRGFAEGLSKKRRGVVESSV from the coding sequence ATGTTAGGCGACGCGCTCTCGTATCTCAAGAACAGCGACGACTGGATACCGACGGTCATCATCGGCGGGGTACTCACGCTCCTGTCCATCTTCGTGCTCCCCGTCGTCATCGTCCAGGGCTACCTCGTCCGCGTTCTCGAGAGCGCAGCGAAGGGCGAACGCGCCGCTCCCTCGTTCACCGACTGGGGTGGCCTCGTCGTCGACGGTCTGAAACTGCTCGTCGTCAACCTCGCGTACGCGCTCGTCGTCGTCGTCCCGTTCTTCGGTCTCGCAGTCGTCCTCGGGGTGGTCGGATCGCTCACGAGTCCGTCCGGCGACCCGAGCGCCGCCGTGGGCGCCACCTTCCTCCTCGGGTCGCTCGTCCTCGCCCTGTTCGGTCTCGTCGTCGGCTACTTCGCCCCCGCCGGGTTCGCCAACTTCGCCGTGGAGGGTTCGCTCGGCGCGGCGTTCGATATCTCGACTATCGCCTCGGCGGCAACGACCGGCGAGTACTTCAAGGCGTGGGTGCTCGCCGCCCTCGTCGGCCTCGTCCTCGGCGCTATCGGGTCGCTGCTCTCCCCCGTCCTCGTCGGCTTTCTCGTCCTGTTCTACGTGCAGGTCGCCATGTACTACCTCTACGGCCGCGGCTTCGCCGAGGGACTGAGCAAGAAGCGCCGCGGCGTCGTCGAGTCGAGCGTCTGA